A genomic window from Terrisporobacter glycolicus ATCC 14880 = DSM 1288 includes:
- a CDS encoding MTH1187 family thiamine-binding protein, translating into MVIADVAVMPLRPYTGEEEMYKVVDACIEKVKESGLKYEIGAMSTTFEGEFDEVFDLIKVMHKIPFQLGCERVITVARVDEKAGGLTIENKLRNHR; encoded by the coding sequence ATGGTTATAGCAGACGTGGCAGTAATGCCTCTTAGACCTTATACAGGTGAGGAGGAAATGTACAAAGTAGTAGATGCTTGCATCGAAAAAGTAAAGGAAAGTGGTCTTAAGTATGAAATCGGTGCCATGAGTACAACATTTGAAGGGGAATTTGATGAAGTTTTTGATTTAATAAAAGTAATGCACAAAATACCCTTTCAACTAGGATGTGAAAGAGTCATCACAGTTGCTAGGGTTGACGAGAAAGCTGGAGGCCTAACAATTGAGAACAAACTTAGAAATCACAGATAA
- the nhaC gene encoding Na+/H+ antiporter NhaC translates to MKEMQKKKPTLAQALTPIIFMVVALALGYGVFKIKAEPIIICSAFIAGIIALKLGYKWDDMQKAIVEKIASALPATLILWSVGLLIGALMFSGAVPMIIYYGVQMINPKFILVTAFLSSAILAIVTGTSWGAAGTIGVAMMGIAGGLGISLSATAGAVVSGAFFGDKLSPLSDTTNLAPMAAGSELYEHIKHMLYTTVPAALLAMIVYLFVGFSASGDLVRPESVQLMMDQLDTMFNFNIVLLLPFVLVILGSVKKWPTIPTMLGTSLLTIVLGAAVQGFNIVDGFTSLISGFDITMTGFTGTATEEVIKLINRGGVASVTSTTVLIFCAMGFAGIVSVSGMLDVVLDLLMSKVKSTAGIIISTIVSCFTVAFVTGSSYLSILVPGELFKDVYPKKNLHPKNLSRTLEDSGTVLVPLIPWSAAGAYMTATLGVDTLQYLPWAILNYSGIVFAIIFAITGFGIAKLDKNETKDDKNVV, encoded by the coding sequence ATGAAAGAGATGCAAAAGAAAAAACCAACTTTGGCTCAAGCATTGACACCAATAATTTTTATGGTGGTGGCATTAGCATTAGGTTATGGGGTTTTTAAAATAAAGGCAGAACCTATAATAATATGTTCAGCATTTATTGCAGGAATAATAGCCCTTAAATTGGGATACAAATGGGACGATATGCAAAAGGCAATAGTTGAAAAAATAGCAAGTGCACTTCCAGCCACATTGATTTTATGGAGTGTGGGTCTATTAATAGGAGCATTAATGTTCTCTGGAGCAGTTCCAATGATAATATATTACGGAGTTCAAATGATAAATCCTAAGTTTATATTAGTTACAGCATTTTTATCATCAGCAATACTTGCAATAGTAACAGGTACATCTTGGGGTGCAGCTGGTACTATAGGAGTGGCAATGATGGGAATTGCAGGAGGACTGGGAATATCTTTATCAGCAACAGCAGGAGCTGTAGTTTCAGGAGCCTTCTTTGGAGATAAATTATCACCACTTTCAGATACAACAAACTTAGCGCCTATGGCTGCAGGAAGTGAGTTATACGAACATATAAAACACATGCTTTACACAACTGTTCCAGCTGCATTATTAGCAATGATTGTATATTTATTTGTTGGGTTTAGCGCATCAGGTGATTTAGTAAGACCTGAATCAGTTCAATTAATGATGGATCAGTTAGACACAATGTTTAACTTTAACATAGTATTACTTTTACCATTTGTATTAGTAATTTTAGGCTCAGTAAAAAAATGGCCAACAATACCTACAATGTTAGGAACAAGTTTATTAACAATAGTTTTAGGAGCAGCAGTGCAAGGATTTAATATAGTAGATGGTTTTACATCTTTAATATCAGGATTTGATATAACAATGACTGGATTTACAGGTACTGCTACAGAAGAAGTTATTAAACTTATAAACAGAGGTGGAGTTGCATCAGTAACAAGCACTACAGTTCTTATATTCTGTGCTATGGGATTTGCAGGAATAGTGAGCGTTTCTGGAATGTTAGATGTGGTTTTAGATTTATTAATGTCAAAAGTAAAATCAACAGCAGGAATAATAATATCTACAATAGTATCATGTTTTACAGTTGCCTTTGTAACAGGTAGTTCATATTTATCAATACTTGTGCCAGGGGAGTTATTTAAAGATGTTTATCCTAAGAAAAATCTACATCCTAAAAACCTATCTAGAACACTAGAAGATTCAGGAACAGTTTTAGTTCCGCTAATACCATGGTCAGCAGCAGGGGCATATATGACTGCAACCCTGGGAGTAGATACACTACAATACTTACCATGGGCAATACTTAACTACTCAGGAATAGTATTTGCAATTATATTTGCTATTACAGGATTTGGTATAGCTAAATTAGACAAAAATGAAACTAAAGACGATAAGAATGTTGTTTAA
- the iadA gene encoding beta-aspartyl-peptidase, with translation MILIKNVELYSPEYKGKKDVFVSGGKISLIEDNINFENEKIKIIDGSGKKLTPGFIDQHVHITGGGGEGSFKTRAPEITLSKLTSGGITTVVGLLGTDGTTRSVENLVSKAKALKEEGITVFAHTGSYEYPSVTITGSVKKDICFIDEIIGVKLALSDHRAPNVSNLELQRVASDARVAGMLSGKAGIVVLHMGDGKKGLQQVREILEETEIPMKTIRPTHVNRREELLEEAFDYAKAGGKIDLTCGIKDHFTPGKCIKMALDKNVPRENITISSDGYGSWSRYDEAGNLVKMGVSSVSSLHKEFKSMVNELKFNIEDALTYVTSNVAKGLEVYPRKGCVEEGSDADLLLLDENLDIDTVVAGGKLMIENKEILVYGSYEQI, from the coding sequence ATGATATTAATAAAAAATGTGGAATTATATTCACCAGAGTATAAGGGAAAAAAAGACGTTTTTGTAAGTGGTGGAAAAATCTCTTTAATAGAAGATAATATAAATTTTGAAAATGAAAAAATAAAAATAATAGATGGTAGTGGAAAAAAACTTACACCAGGTTTTATAGATCAACATGTTCATATAACTGGTGGAGGTGGTGAAGGTAGTTTTAAAACTAGAGCACCAGAAATAACTTTAAGCAAACTAACTAGTGGTGGAATAACAACAGTAGTAGGGCTTTTGGGAACAGATGGAACTACTAGAAGTGTTGAAAACTTAGTATCAAAAGCAAAGGCATTAAAGGAAGAAGGAATAACAGTTTTTGCTCACACAGGTTCTTATGAATACCCCTCTGTAACAATTACAGGTTCTGTAAAAAAAGATATATGTTTTATAGATGAAATAATAGGAGTAAAATTAGCTCTATCAGACCATAGAGCACCAAATGTAAGTAACTTGGAGTTACAAAGAGTAGCTTCTGATGCTAGAGTTGCAGGGATGTTAAGTGGAAAAGCAGGCATAGTAGTACTTCATATGGGAGATGGAAAAAAAGGTCTTCAACAAGTGAGAGAAATTTTAGAAGAAACGGAAATTCCAATGAAAACCATAAGACCTACTCATGTAAACAGAAGAGAAGAATTGTTAGAAGAAGCTTTTGATTATGCAAAAGCAGGAGGAAAAATTGATTTAACTTGTGGAATAAAAGACCACTTTACTCCAGGAAAATGCATAAAAATGGCATTGGATAAAAATGTACCAAGGGAAAACATAACAATAAGTTCTGATGGATATGGAAGTTGGTCAAGATATGATGAAGCAGGAAATCTTGTAAAGATGGGAGTTTCTAGTGTTTCTAGCTTACACAAAGAGTTTAAATCTATGGTTAACGAGTTAAAATTCAATATAGAAGATGCCCTAACTTATGTCACTTCTAATGTGGCAAAGGGGCTTGAAGTTTATCCTAGAAAAGGATGTGTTGAAGAAGGATCTGATGCAGACTTATTATTATTAGATGAAAACTTAGATATAGATACTGTTGTTGCGGGTGGAAAGCTTATGATAGAGAATAAGGAAATCTTAGTTTATGGATCATATGAGCAAATATAA
- a CDS encoding glycosyltransferase: MENNIKLSEIVKEDEKKDEESTKTRLYIPIKYKFIISLVISILWVIFSYYVSRQWILDLSEVTSSVFLAVFIIAGIAYIPGFMNAFLVSSLLLDKQPKFKVTYPEDEVTILVAAYNEETGIFNTLKYIKNQEYKGKIHTIVINNNSNDNTCAEVERAKKEMNMDVLLLHENTPGKFNALNHGLKYVKTKYVITLDADTLIHNKAVNYLISRANSAPNDVCAVAGSMLVRNSRENLLAKIQEWDYFLSIASIKRMQGLYQGTLVAQGAFSLYKTSVVQNVDGWSDAIGEDIVLTWKILKQGYRVYFEPHAVAFTDVPTKLSHFAKQRSRWARGMIEGLREVKPWQQPSIYYKFLTGIDLFIPYMDLSYTFFWIPGVILAVFYQKYYIVGPMMLLVFPLTLVSFYILYYYQAHVVFKNLNLKVRKNTLGFFIFILFYQIVMSPVSLYGYVQELIGAKRVWK; the protein is encoded by the coding sequence ATGGAAAATAATATTAAGCTCTCGGAAATAGTTAAAGAAGATGAAAAAAAAGACGAAGAGTCAACTAAAACAAGATTATATATACCTATTAAATATAAATTTATTATAAGTTTAGTCATAAGTATATTATGGGTAATTTTTTCCTACTATGTATCTAGACAATGGATTTTGGACTTATCTGAGGTAACTTCCTCAGTTTTTTTAGCAGTATTTATTATAGCAGGAATAGCCTATATACCAGGATTTATGAATGCATTTTTAGTATCAAGCTTACTCTTAGATAAACAGCCTAAGTTTAAGGTAACTTATCCTGAAGATGAAGTAACTATTTTGGTAGCTGCCTACAATGAAGAGACTGGAATTTTTAACACATTGAAATATATAAAAAATCAAGAATACAAGGGTAAAATTCATACCATAGTAATAAACAATAATTCCAATGATAACACATGTGCTGAAGTGGAAAGAGCAAAGAAAGAGATGAACATGGATGTTTTATTGTTGCATGAAAATACTCCAGGAAAGTTCAACGCTCTAAATCATGGATTAAAATATGTAAAAACTAAGTATGTAATTACACTTGATGCAGATACTCTTATTCATAATAAGGCAGTAAACTACTTGATTTCTAGAGCTAATTCAGCACCAAATGATGTTTGCGCCGTTGCAGGTTCCATGTTAGTAAGAAATAGTAGAGAAAATTTGCTAGCAAAAATACAAGAATGGGACTATTTTTTAAGTATTGCATCTATTAAGAGAATGCAAGGATTGTACCAAGGGACACTAGTTGCCCAAGGTGCATTTTCATTATACAAAACATCTGTAGTACAAAATGTAGATGGTTGGTCTGATGCAATAGGAGAAGATATTGTTTTAACTTGGAAAATATTAAAACAAGGTTATAGGGTTTATTTTGAACCTCATGCAGTGGCATTTACAGACGTTCCGACAAAACTATCTCACTTTGCCAAGCAACGTTCTCGTTGGGCAAGGGGTATGATAGAAGGGTTGAGAGAAGTAAAACCATGGCAACAACCTTCTATATATTATAAGTTTTTGACAGGCATAGATTTGTTTATACCATATATGGATCTTAGCTATACATTCTTCTGGATACCAGGGGTAATATTAGCAGTGTTCTACCAAAAATATTATATAGTAGGACCGATGATGTTATTGGTATTTCCTTTAACATTGGTTAGTTTTTATATTTTATATTATTACCAAGCTCACGTTGTATTTAAAAACTTAAATCTTAAAGTAAGAAAAAATACTCTAGGATTCTTTATATTTATACTTTTCTACCAAATAGTAATGTCACCTGTTTCTTTATATGGTTATGTTCAGGAATTAATAGGTGCAAAAAGAGTATGGAAGTAG
- a CDS encoding HI0074 family nucleotidyltransferase substrate-binding subunit, translating into MAIIRGFRPRSTIRCAFKHKLISDGDIWIEMMLHRNRTSHMYDETTALNIVKLVKEKYVFEFKKLKDFLES; encoded by the coding sequence ATGGCAATTATAAGGGGTTTTAGACCAAGAAGTACTATAAGATGTGCATTTAAACATAAATTAATAAGTGATGGAGATATATGGATAGAAATGATGTTACATAGAAACAGAACATCTCACATGTATGATGAAACTACAGCTCTTAATATTGTGAAATTAGTAAAAGAAAAATACGTATTTGAGTTTAAAAAATTAAAAGATTTCCTTGAAAGCTAG
- a CDS encoding beta-class carbonic anhydrase — MITSRGKLDEILKYNEKFVENKEYKQYETSSRPDKKVVILSCMDTRLTDLLPKSMNLRNGDAKIVKNAGAAIMHPFGSIMRSIVVAIYEFDVEEVLVVGHHGCGMCNLDTDDLLNKVLDRGIPSETIDTLSNAGINVKGWLHGFESVEQSIEDSVSLIKNHPLVPDDIIIHGLVISPETGKIDVVVDGYDNI, encoded by the coding sequence ATGATAACAAGTCGTGGAAAGTTAGATGAAATATTGAAATACAATGAAAAATTTGTGGAAAACAAAGAATATAAACAATATGAAACTTCAAGTAGACCTGATAAAAAGGTTGTAATACTATCATGTATGGACACTAGATTGACAGATTTGTTACCAAAGTCCATGAATCTTAGAAATGGAGATGCAAAAATAGTGAAAAATGCTGGAGCAGCAATAATGCATCCATTTGGAAGTATTATGAGAAGTATAGTAGTAGCTATATACGAATTTGATGTGGAAGAGGTATTGGTAGTAGGCCACCATGGATGTGGTATGTGTAATTTAGACACAGATGATTTATTAAATAAAGTATTAGATAGAGGTATACCTAGTGAAACTATAGACACACTTTCAAATGCAGGAATAAATGTGAAGGGATGGTTGCATGGATTTGAATCAGTGGAACAGTCTATAGAAGATAGTGTAAGTCTTATTAAAAATCATCCTTTAGTGCCAGACGACATTATTATACATGGATTAGTAATTTCTCCTGAAACAGGTAAAATAGATGTGGTAGTAGATGGTTACGACAATATCTAA
- a CDS encoding J domain-containing protein, which translates to MKKRQYSICTIGYYDFVDYGYYDFVVDKINNLSQELNMTGEEIYSLVCCKLNPLQEKINQEYKDTEEYKCSMEVEEILRKYRKAKTEFEDKYGAGNFDYCYDVFLNLRNAENLKKIKQIYAKQDYFTGSYQRKNYSNYKDNSKKSSYQEKCGSNYKDSSMNNSDYGEDDKKILKKMYKTLARNFHPDKNHNSDESVRAMQIINDLKELWQL; encoded by the coding sequence GTGAAAAAGAGACAATATAGCATTTGCACCATTGGGTATTACGATTTCGTAGATTATGGGTACTACGATTTTGTGGTGGATAAAATAAATAATTTATCCCAAGAATTAAACATGACAGGTGAGGAAATTTATAGCTTGGTATGTTGCAAATTAAACCCTCTGCAAGAAAAAATAAACCAGGAATACAAAGATACTGAGGAGTATAAGTGTTCTATGGAGGTGGAGGAAATTTTGCGAAAATACAGAAAAGCTAAGACAGAGTTTGAAGATAAATACGGAGCAGGAAATTTTGATTATTGCTACGACGTATTTCTAAATTTGAGAAATGCAGAAAACCTAAAGAAAATAAAGCAGATCTATGCAAAACAAGATTACTTTACAGGTAGTTACCAAAGAAAAAATTATAGTAACTACAAAGACAATTCTAAGAAAAGTAGCTACCAAGAAAAATGTGGTAGTAACTACAAAGACAGCTCAATGAATAATTCCGATTACGGTGAAGATGATAAGAAAATATTGAAAAAAATGTATAAGACTTTGGCTAGAAATTTTCATCCTGATAAAAACCATAATAGTGATGAAAGTGTGAGAGCTATGCAGATAATCAATGATTTGAAGGAGCTATGGCAATTATAA
- the ggt gene encoding gamma-glutamyltransferase yields the protein MNLTSINNKYNSIRNIVYGKNGAVATSTPIAAQAGLEILKKGGNAVDAAIATAACLTVVEPTGCGIGGDAYALVWIEEEKKLYGLNSSGFAPEKMKLEEYEGMESMPKYGFGAVTVPGIPAAWGELNEKYGKLSLLECLKSAIEYARNGYAVGQTVSNLWQKVYDEYEENLQGEEYKYWFETFGKLGRAPKAGEIFRCEDMAETLEEIGRSNGESFYRGSLADEIDEFSRKYNGFIRKSDLEKFYPQWMEPISTEYKGYEVFEIPPNGHGITVLMALNILKGLNLHSDKEHVDNYHKIIESLKLAFADSKTYVTDIKEMEVKVEELLNEDYAKKRRSLIGDKAIEPICGDPYSPGTVYLCSGDKDGNMVSYIQSNYTEFGSGLVVPSTGIALHNRGNNFSLDKNHVNVVKPFKKPYHTIIPGFLCKDNEAVGAFGVMGAFMQPQGQLQVLTNLIDFNMNPQEALDAPRWQWIKNKDIEVESDMNEAIVQGLMEKGHHIKVMEDFTNMGKGQIILKNIEAGSYVCATEKRCDGHVAIW from the coding sequence ATGAATTTAACTTCAATTAATAATAAATATAATTCCATAAGAAATATAGTTTATGGAAAAAATGGAGCAGTGGCAACATCAACGCCAATTGCAGCTCAGGCTGGTTTGGAAATTTTGAAAAAGGGTGGCAATGCAGTAGATGCAGCCATAGCTACGGCAGCTTGTCTTACTGTTGTTGAGCCTACAGGATGTGGAATTGGTGGGGATGCTTATGCATTAGTATGGATAGAAGAAGAAAAGAAGCTTTATGGATTAAATTCCAGCGGATTTGCACCGGAGAAAATGAAGTTGGAAGAATATGAGGGGATGGAATCTATGCCTAAGTATGGATTTGGTGCTGTGACAGTTCCTGGAATACCTGCTGCATGGGGAGAACTTAATGAAAAATACGGAAAGTTAAGTTTATTAGAATGTTTGAAAAGTGCCATAGAATATGCTAGAAATGGCTATGCTGTGGGACAAACTGTATCAAATTTATGGCAGAAAGTTTATGATGAATACGAAGAAAACTTACAGGGGGAAGAGTATAAGTACTGGTTTGAAACTTTTGGTAAATTAGGAAGAGCTCCTAAGGCTGGAGAAATTTTCAGGTGTGAAGACATGGCAGAAACTCTTGAGGAAATAGGAAGAAGCAACGGTGAAAGTTTCTATAGAGGAAGTTTGGCAGATGAAATAGATGAGTTCTCTAGAAAGTACAATGGATTTATTAGAAAAAGTGATCTGGAGAAATTTTATCCTCAGTGGATGGAGCCAATTAGCACAGAGTACAAAGGATATGAGGTTTTTGAAATACCACCAAATGGTCATGGAATAACAGTGCTTATGGCTTTAAATATATTAAAGGGGCTTAATTTGCATAGTGATAAAGAACATGTAGATAATTACCATAAAATTATAGAAAGTTTAAAACTTGCCTTTGCTGATAGCAAAACTTATGTAACAGATATAAAAGAAATGGAAGTAAAGGTTGAAGAATTACTAAATGAAGATTATGCAAAGAAAAGAAGAAGCTTAATAGGAGATAAGGCTATTGAACCTATATGTGGAGATCCTTATTCACCAGGAACAGTATATTTGTGTAGCGGTGACAAAGATGGAAATATGGTGTCATACATACAAAGCAATTACACAGAATTTGGATCAGGATTAGTAGTTCCAAGTACAGGAATAGCCCTTCATAATAGGGGAAACAACTTTAGTTTAGATAAAAATCATGTTAATGTGGTAAAACCATTTAAAAAGCCATACCACACAATTATACCAGGATTTTTATGCAAGGATAATGAAGCTGTAGGGGCATTTGGTGTAATGGGTGCATTTATGCAACCTCAAGGACAGTTGCAAGTTCTTACTAATTTGATTGATTTTAATATGAATCCTCAAGAAGCATTAGATGCGCCTCGTTGGCAATGGATTAAAAACAAAGACATTGAAGTTGAAAGTGATATGAATGAAGCAATTGTACAAGGACTTATGGAAAAAGGTCATCATATTAAAGTTATGGAAGACTTCACAAATATGGGTAAGGGACAGATTATATTAAAAAATATTGAAGCTGGGTCTTATGTTTGCGCCACAGAAAAAAGATGTGATGGTCATGTGGCTATTTGGTAA
- a CDS encoding sigma-54 interaction domain-containing protein, producing MKKIYIISMSEYTGFSIKQQLEIIFEKEFYIECLNLNNYKEKYLDCDLLIFSGEEVKDICDHILNDNINYIVSKRVIKHDYIDEILSIPRGTDVLLVNDAKSSCEEVIRQLKSQGLNHINYHQYYPGIKSYKNLEIAITPGEAHLVPDEVSNIIDIKSRHLDVSTLIEILIRLNCMDKYGSMVSSYFYRDMINVSTKYIKKSQESTRLKDLLTNLLDNQKNGIIYTNIKNKVVVLNEEALRLLGVKKNHVLSKDIYETFPSLKEDIININNKEILVSKEKIEDNNIYTGNMIILNEVKHIHKIDEEVRRREKIRENQAKYTFEDMVGNCSSIVKNIKLAKKVAKTNSTVLIQGETGTGKEVLAQAIHNESERCDYPFIAINFAAIPENLIESELFGYEDGAFTGARKGGKEGLFKKAHKGTIFLDEIGDASLYLQSRLLRVLQEREITPVGSTETIPIDIRVIAATNKELLHEVKLKNFREDLYYRLNVMPMYSIPLRERRTDIKLLLQYYLFKITNEENLEEFFTKEAIEILIKYNWPGNIRELVNVVEYVSTIKENKIKIDSTYLPKYIIENCDSSDLLAEIKEEELLNEKEKWVLEKIHKYEGIGRRTLSLLSKEEGIYLGEGKIRTIMTKLKNQEYIEINKGLKGTKILKKGLEIVEKG from the coding sequence ATGAAAAAAATTTATATAATATCAATGAGTGAGTATACTGGATTTAGTATAAAGCAGCAGTTAGAAATAATATTTGAAAAAGAATTTTATATAGAATGTTTAAATTTAAATAACTATAAAGAAAAATACTTAGATTGTGATTTATTGATTTTTTCTGGTGAAGAAGTAAAAGATATTTGTGATCATATACTTAATGACAATATAAATTATATAGTTTCAAAAAGAGTAATAAAGCATGATTATATTGATGAAATTTTAAGTATTCCTAGAGGGACAGATGTACTTTTAGTAAATGATGCAAAGAGTTCTTGTGAAGAAGTTATTAGACAGTTAAAGAGTCAGGGACTTAATCATATAAATTATCACCAATATTACCCAGGAATTAAGTCTTATAAAAATTTAGAAATTGCAATAACACCTGGTGAAGCTCATTTAGTACCTGACGAAGTCTCTAATATCATAGATATAAAATCAAGACATCTAGATGTATCCACATTAATTGAAATATTAATAAGATTAAACTGCATGGACAAATATGGAAGCATGGTGTCATCTTATTTTTATAGAGATATGATAAATGTATCAACAAAATATATAAAAAAATCTCAAGAATCAACTAGGTTAAAAGATTTATTAACTAATTTACTAGATAATCAAAAGAACGGAATTATTTATACTAATATAAAAAACAAAGTTGTTGTTTTAAATGAAGAAGCCTTAAGATTATTAGGTGTTAAGAAAAATCACGTGTTATCTAAGGATATTTATGAAACTTTTCCATCATTAAAAGAAGATATTATTAATATAAACAACAAGGAAATTTTAGTTTCAAAAGAAAAAATAGAAGATAATAACATATACACAGGTAATATGATTATTCTTAATGAAGTTAAACATATTCATAAAATTGATGAGGAAGTAAGAAGAAGAGAAAAAATAAGAGAAAATCAAGCAAAGTATACTTTTGAAGATATGGTAGGTAATTGTAGCTCCATAGTGAAAAATATTAAACTGGCTAAAAAAGTAGCAAAAACAAACTCAACTGTATTAATCCAAGGGGAAACAGGTACAGGAAAAGAGGTACTAGCACAAGCTATACACAATGAATCTGAAAGATGTGACTATCCTTTTATTGCCATAAATTTTGCTGCAATACCAGAAAATCTAATAGAAAGTGAACTTTTTGGATATGAAGATGGAGCCTTTACTGGAGCTAGAAAAGGTGGAAAAGAAGGTTTATTTAAAAAGGCACACAAAGGAACCATATTTTTAGATGAAATAGGAGACGCATCTTTATATTTACAGTCTAGGTTGCTTAGAGTACTTCAAGAAAGGGAGATAACTCCTGTTGGTAGTACGGAAACTATTCCAATAGACATTAGAGTTATAGCAGCAACAAATAAAGAGCTGTTGCACGAAGTGAAACTTAAAAATTTTAGAGAAGACTTATACTATAGATTAAATGTTATGCCAATGTATTCTATACCTTTGAGAGAGAGAAGAACAGATATAAAATTATTACTACAATATTATTTGTTTAAAATTACTAATGAGGAAAATTTAGAAGAATTTTTTACAAAAGAAGCTATTGAAATATTAATTAAATATAATTGGCCTGGAAATATAAGAGAGCTTGTTAATGTGGTAGAGTATGTATCCACTATAAAGGAAAATAAAATAAAAATAGATAGCACATATTTGCCTAAGTATATTATTGAAAATTGTGATTCTAGTGATTTACTTGCTGAAATAAAAGAAGAAGAATTATTAAATGAAAAAGAAAAGTGGGTATTGGAAAAAATCCATAAGTATGAAGGAATTGGTAGAAGAACATTATCTTTATTGTCGAAAGAAGAAGGTATTTATTTAGGTGAAGGAAAAATCAGAACTATAATGACTAAACTAAAAAATCAAGAATATATAGAAATTAATAAAGGATTAAAAGGTACAAAAATATTAAAAAAGGGATTGGAAATTGTAGAAAAGGGATAA
- a CDS encoding ABC transporter permease yields the protein MRTNLEITDKIKNYIYPLITFVSILLLWQFIVVSNDIPQYIMPAPSKIIKVFSTDFANLQMHALVTLNESVLGFIYSILLALAIGTIMDFVPFIKKCFYPIMLVSQMIPTITIAPLLIIWFGFDSLPKIIMVMTTCFFPILINFVDGMENIDKDYINLFKTMDASKLNTFIHLKLPMSLESLFTGLKISATYAFVAATVAEWLGGSVGLGVYMVRAKSAYALDKVFASTILVIIFSLIFVMGINILKKIILKHKYKGE from the coding sequence TTGAGAACAAACTTAGAAATCACAGATAAGATTAAAAATTATATTTATCCACTTATAACGTTTGTAAGTATTTTATTATTATGGCAGTTTATTGTGGTAAGTAATGATATACCTCAATATATTATGCCTGCACCAAGCAAAATAATAAAAGTTTTTAGCACAGATTTTGCAAACTTGCAAATGCATGCTTTAGTTACTTTAAATGAATCTGTTTTAGGATTTATTTATTCCATATTATTGGCATTAGCAATAGGTACAATTATGGACTTTGTTCCATTTATAAAGAAATGTTTCTATCCTATAATGCTAGTATCTCAAATGATACCAACAATAACCATAGCTCCACTACTTATAATATGGTTTGGATTTGATTCATTACCAAAAATAATCATGGTAATGACTACTTGTTTCTTCCCCATATTAATAAATTTTGTGGATGGTATGGAAAATATAGATAAAGACTATATAAATTTATTCAAAACTATGGATGCCAGCAAACTAAATACATTTATTCATTTAAAACTTCCCATGTCTTTGGAAAGCTTATTTACAGGCTTAAAAATTTCAGCTACTTATGCCTTTGTTGCTGCAACAGTTGCTGAGTGGCTTGGTGGAAGTGTAGGGCTTGGTGTTTATATGGTAAGAGCAAAAAGTGCATATGCTTTGGACAAAGTATTTGCATCTACAATTTTAGTAATAATCTTTAGTTTAATATTTGTAATGGGTATAAATATTTTGAAGAAAATAATATTAAAACACAAGTACAAAGGAGAATAA